The following proteins come from a genomic window of Bartonella apihabitans:
- the metH gene encoding methionine synthase — translation MSHIVEKSSSGEEKASGKTSNPVEQLFGQTEKPKNRAEELRQLARERILILDGAMGTQIQSFHFDEEHFRGERFVACSCALQGNNDLLTLTQPKAIEDIHLRYALAGADILETNTFSSTTIAQADYGMENMVYELNRDGARLARRAALQAEEKDGKPRFVAGSIGPTNKTASISPDVNNPGFRAITFDELRIAYGEQIDALIDGGVDLLLIETIFDTLNAKAAIFAAKEVFAKKNIELPIMISGTITDMSGRTLSGQTPTAFLYSVAHAKPFSVGLNCALGAKAMLPLVKEIAANTEELVCVYPNAGLPNAFGGYDETPEIMAKELEEYAREGVINIVGGCCGTTPDHIRAIAEAVKPFKPRKPKPQEKLLHLSGLEPFTLTHDIPFVNIGERTNVTGSARFRKLITNNDYTAALDVARNQVENGAQVIDINMDEGLIDSVAAMRKFLNLLAAEPDISRVPVMIDSSKWEVIEAGLQCVQGKSIVNSISLKEGEEKFIEHAKLASRYGAAVVVMAFDEKGQADTEQRKVSICERAYRILVDKVGFPPQDIIFDPNIFAIATGIDEHNNYAVDFIEATKEIRKKLPYCHISGGVSNLSFSFRGNEPVREAMHSVFLYRAIAAGMDMGIVNAGQLAVYDTIEPKLKKACEDVILNKDAGATERLLALAEEYRGKAGGGVKKEKDLSWRQLPVEKRLEHALVNGITEYIDADTEEARQKAERPLDVIEGPLMAGMNVVGDLFGSGKMFLPQVVKSARVMKQAVAILLPYMEEEKRKNGGEGHQSAGKIILATVKGDVHDIGKNIVGVVLACNNYEIIDLGVMVPAQTILDAARREKADAIGLSGLITPSLDEMVNVAHEMESQGFDIPLLIGGATTSRVHTAVKINPQYHRGQSVYVLDASRAVGVVSSLLSPQTKTETIEKIRQEYAKLAAAHEKGEQQKTRVSLSEARANALKLDFKNYKPVKPTFLGVKKFDDWDLAELSTYFDWTPFFQSWELRGRFPAILDDEKQGATARQLYDDAQKMLKKIIAEKWFHPKAVIGFWPANRVGDDIRIYTDETRKHERATFFTLRQQLQRREGKPNLALADFVAPVGTPDYLGGFVVTSGFGEDEIAERFKRENDDYSSILVKALADRFAEAFAECLHERVRKVYWGYAADENSTKEDLIAENYRGIRPAPGYPAQPDHTEKGTLFELLDATKNTGVELTESYAMWPGSSVAGLYFSHPDSYYFGVAKVERDQVEDYAERKAMPVSEVERWLGPILNYEVKRDK, via the coding sequence ATGTCACATATTGTCGAAAAGTCATCTTCCGGTGAAGAGAAAGCCTCGGGCAAAACATCAAATCCTGTAGAACAATTGTTCGGTCAAACAGAAAAGCCGAAAAACCGTGCGGAAGAATTGCGCCAATTGGCACGCGAGCGCATTCTTATTCTTGACGGCGCGATGGGAACGCAAATCCAGTCTTTCCATTTTGATGAAGAACATTTTCGTGGCGAGCGGTTTGTGGCTTGTAGCTGTGCTCTTCAAGGCAATAATGACCTTTTGACATTGACCCAGCCGAAAGCCATTGAAGACATTCATTTGCGCTATGCTTTGGCCGGTGCCGACATTCTGGAAACCAACACATTTTCCTCAACCACTATTGCGCAGGCCGATTACGGCATGGAAAATATGGTCTACGAGCTTAACCGTGATGGCGCGCGTCTGGCGCGTCGTGCAGCCTTGCAGGCCGAAGAAAAAGATGGCAAGCCGCGCTTTGTTGCCGGTTCCATTGGCCCCACCAATAAGACTGCGTCGATTTCGCCCGATGTCAACAATCCGGGTTTTCGCGCCATTACTTTTGATGAATTGCGTATTGCCTATGGCGAACAGATCGATGCACTGATTGATGGCGGGGTTGACCTGCTTCTCATTGAAACGATCTTCGATACGCTCAATGCCAAAGCGGCTATTTTTGCTGCCAAAGAAGTTTTTGCCAAAAAAAATATCGAATTGCCGATCATGATTTCCGGCACGATTACCGATATGTCTGGGCGCACGCTTTCAGGGCAGACACCGACTGCCTTTCTTTATTCGGTTGCCCATGCCAAGCCGTTTTCTGTCGGGCTTAATTGTGCGTTAGGCGCAAAAGCCATGCTGCCGCTTGTGAAGGAAATTGCTGCCAATACCGAAGAACTTGTTTGTGTTTATCCCAATGCCGGTTTGCCCAATGCTTTTGGCGGTTATGATGAAACGCCCGAAATTATGGCAAAAGAGCTTGAGGAATATGCGCGGGAAGGTGTCATCAACATTGTCGGCGGTTGCTGCGGTACCACGCCCGATCATATTCGCGCCATTGCCGAAGCGGTCAAACCGTTCAAACCGAGGAAGCCCAAGCCGCAAGAAAAGCTTTTGCATTTGTCGGGTCTCGAACCGTTTACACTCACCCACGACATTCCCTTCGTCAATATTGGCGAGCGCACCAATGTCACGGGTTCGGCACGGTTTCGCAAACTCATAACCAATAATGATTATACGGCTGCTCTCGATGTCGCGCGTAATCAGGTGGAAAACGGCGCGCAGGTCATCGACATCAATATGGATGAAGGCTTGATTGATTCCGTTGCGGCCATGCGCAAATTTTTAAATCTTCTTGCCGCCGAACCTGATATTTCCCGTGTTCCCGTCATGATTGATTCATCGAAATGGGAAGTTATTGAAGCCGGTCTTCAATGTGTGCAGGGTAAATCCATCGTCAACTCGATTTCTTTGAAAGAGGGCGAAGAAAAGTTTATCGAACACGCAAAACTTGCTTCCCGTTACGGGGCAGCGGTTGTGGTTATGGCTTTTGATGAAAAAGGTCAGGCCGACACCGAACAACGCAAGGTTTCAATCTGCGAGCGCGCTTATAGAATTCTGGTCGACAAGGTCGGTTTCCCGCCTCAGGATATTATTTTCGACCCCAATATTTTCGCCATTGCAACCGGTATTGACGAGCACAACAATTACGCCGTCGATTTTATCGAAGCGACCAAGGAAATTCGCAAAAAATTGCCTTATTGCCATATTTCCGGCGGGGTCTCCAATCTGTCATTCTCGTTCCGTGGCAATGAACCGGTTCGCGAGGCGATGCATTCGGTCTTCCTTTATCGGGCAATTGCCGCCGGTATGGATATGGGCATTGTCAATGCCGGACAATTGGCGGTTTACGATACAATCGAACCCAAGCTTAAAAAAGCCTGTGAAGATGTGATCCTCAATAAGGACGCTGGCGCAACCGAACGCCTGCTTGCTCTAGCGGAAGAATATCGCGGCAAGGCCGGTGGCGGCGTTAAAAAGGAAAAAGACTTGAGCTGGCGACAATTGCCGGTGGAAAAGCGTCTTGAACATGCTCTTGTGAACGGCATTACCGAATATATCGACGCCGATACGGAAGAAGCACGCCAAAAAGCCGAACGCCCGCTTGATGTTATTGAAGGGCCGCTTATGGCCGGTATGAATGTGGTGGGCGATCTATTCGGGTCCGGCAAAATGTTTTTGCCGCAGGTGGTGAAATCCGCCCGCGTAATGAAGCAGGCTGTGGCCATTCTTCTTCCCTATATGGAAGAGGAAAAGCGTAAAAACGGTGGGGAAGGCCACCAGAGTGCGGGTAAAATTATTCTGGCAACTGTCAAAGGCGATGTGCACGACATTGGCAAAAACATTGTCGGCGTTGTGCTTGCCTGCAATAATTACGAGATTATCGACCTTGGGGTAATGGTTCCGGCACAAACCATTCTTGACGCGGCACGGCGTGAAAAGGCCGATGCAATCGGTCTTTCCGGCCTCATCACACCTTCGCTTGATGAAATGGTCAATGTTGCCCATGAAATGGAAAGTCAAGGCTTCGACATTCCCTTGTTGATCGGCGGGGCAACAACAAGCCGCGTTCACACGGCCGTCAAGATCAACCCGCAATATCACCGCGGGCAGAGTGTCTATGTGCTTGATGCAAGTCGGGCAGTGGGAGTTGTTTCATCGCTTCTTTCCCCGCAAACAAAAACCGAAACAATCGAAAAAATTCGTCAGGAATATGCGAAGCTTGCCGCTGCCCATGAAAAGGGCGAACAACAAAAGACCCGCGTTTCATTAAGTGAAGCGCGCGCCAATGCGCTGAAACTCGATTTCAAGAATTATAAACCGGTCAAGCCGACATTTCTTGGTGTCAAAAAATTCGACGATTGGGATCTTGCCGAGCTTTCTACCTATTTCGACTGGACACCGTTTTTCCAGAGCTGGGAATTGCGCGGGCGTTTTCCGGCAATTCTTGATGATGAAAAGCAGGGGGCAACAGCCCGCCAGCTTTATGATGACGCGCAAAAAATGCTTAAAAAAATCATTGCCGAAAAATGGTTCCATCCGAAGGCGGTGATCGGCTTCTGGCCTGCAAACCGCGTTGGTGACGACATCCGCATTTACACTGATGAAACAAGAAAACACGAGCGGGCAACCTTCTTCACTTTGCGCCAGCAATTGCAGCGGCGCGAGGGAAAGCCCAATCTTGCTCTGGCCGATTTTGTGGCTCCTGTCGGTACACCCGATTATCTCGGCGGTTTCGTGGTAACGAGCGGCTTTGGCGAGGACGAAATTGCCGAACGTTTCAAACGCGAAAACGACGATTATTCCTCCATTCTCGTCAAAGCTCTGGCCGACCGTTTTGCCGAAGCTTTTGCCGAATGTCTGCATGAACGCGTTCGTAAAGTCTATTGGGGTTATGCGGCCGATGAAAATTCGACAAAGGAAGACCTGATTGCCGAAAATTATCGCGGTATACGTCCGGCTCCGGGCTATCCCGCACAGCCCGATCATACCGAAAAAGGCACATTGTTCGAGCTTCTTGATGCGACAAAAAATACCGGTGTGGAACTCACCGAAAGTTACGCCATGTGGCCTGGCTCGTCGGTTGCCGGACTTTATTTTTCCCATCCCGACAGCTATTATTTCGGCGTTGCCAAGGTCGAACGCGATCAGGTTGAAGATTATGCAGAAAGAAAAGCAATGCCGGTGAGCGAAGTCGAACGCTGGCTTGGCCCGATCCTGAATTACGAGGTTAAAAGAGACAAATGA